The Halomonas sp. KG2 genome contains a region encoding:
- a CDS encoding Lrp/AsnC family transcriptional regulator has product MPVVPLELDRFDRHILNVLQQEGRISNQELAERIGLSPSPCLRRVRALEEHGLITQYRADVDARQLGYQLMVLLHISMDQHTPERFDNFERHIRKIPNVIECLIITGQAADFQLKILVRDMDDYQHLLLHVINRIEGVTGAHTSFVLRRVFEHRPVPTERA; this is encoded by the coding sequence ATGCCTGTCGTGCCGCTTGAACTTGATCGTTTTGATCGCCACATTCTGAATGTGTTACAGCAGGAAGGGCGGATTAGTAACCAGGAGTTAGCCGAGCGCATCGGGCTTTCCCCTTCACCTTGCTTGCGCCGGGTGCGTGCGCTAGAGGAGCACGGCTTAATTACCCAATATCGGGCCGATGTTGATGCGCGACAGCTAGGCTATCAACTGATGGTGTTGCTGCACATTTCAATGGACCAACATACTCCCGAACGGTTTGATAACTTCGAACGTCATATTCGTAAAATCCCCAACGTGATTGAGTGTTTGATTATCACCGGCCAAGCGGCAGATTTTCAGCTCAAGATTCTAGTGCGGGATATGGACGACTATCAGCACCTTTTACTGCACGTGATCAACCGTATTGAAGGCGTCACCGGAGCCCACACCAGCTTTGTTTTGCGACGAGTCTTTGAGCATCGTCCTGTGCCTACGGAGCGCGCTTGA